Proteins encoded together in one Capricornis sumatraensis isolate serow.1 chromosome 3, serow.2, whole genome shotgun sequence window:
- the SNN gene encoding stannin — protein MSIMDHSPTTGVVTVIVILIAIAALGALILGCWCYLRLQRISQSEDEESIVGDGETKEPFLLVQYSAKGPCVERKAKLTPNGPEVHG, from the coding sequence ATGTCTATTATGGACCACAGCCCCACCACGGGAGTGGTCACAGTCATCGTCATCCTCATTGCCATCGCTGCCCTGGGGGCCTTGATCTTGGGCTGCTGGTGCTACCTGCGACTCCAGCGCATCAGCCAGTCAGAGGATGAGGAGAGCATCGTAGGGGATGGCGAGACCAAGGAGCCCTTCCTGCTGGTGCAGTACTCAGCCAAGGGACCGTGCGTGGAGAGGAAGGCCAAGCTGACCCCCAACGGCCCTGAAGTCCACGGCTGA